One stretch of Alcaligenes faecalis DNA includes these proteins:
- the panC gene encoding pantoate--beta-alanine ligase codes for MKVVHNIQELRDQLQGQTRVAFVPTMGNLHRAHLDLMKLARQHGDPVVASIFVNRLQFGPNEDFDRYPRTLQEDAAKMEQERDVYVLFAPSEREMYPEPQSFRVNPPDHLGRILEGHFRPDFFEGVCTVVLKLFSCVQPRVAVFGKKDYQQLMVVRQMVRQFQLPVEILAHETVREEDGLAMSSRNRYLSPEERAQAPQIYYALQEMNERLQQGQSREEIEAYATKKMTDLGWKVDYMALRRQSDLLEPTEEQIAAGEPLVALAAAKLGATRLIDNLEMVKA; via the coding sequence TTGAAAGTCGTCCATAACATCCAAGAACTGCGCGATCAGCTCCAGGGCCAGACACGCGTGGCATTTGTTCCAACCATGGGGAATCTGCATCGAGCTCACCTGGACTTGATGAAGTTGGCTCGCCAGCATGGCGATCCGGTGGTGGCCAGTATTTTTGTGAATCGCCTGCAGTTTGGTCCTAACGAGGATTTTGATCGTTACCCACGTACCTTGCAGGAAGATGCGGCCAAGATGGAACAGGAGCGCGATGTGTATGTCTTGTTTGCTCCTTCGGAGCGCGAGATGTACCCCGAGCCACAGAGCTTCCGCGTCAACCCGCCTGATCATTTGGGTCGTATTCTGGAAGGCCACTTCCGTCCTGACTTCTTTGAAGGCGTGTGTACGGTTGTGCTGAAGCTGTTTTCCTGTGTGCAGCCGCGTGTGGCCGTGTTCGGGAAGAAGGATTATCAGCAGCTGATGGTGGTGCGCCAGATGGTGCGCCAGTTCCAGTTGCCGGTGGAAATTCTGGCTCACGAGACGGTGCGGGAAGAGGATGGTTTGGCCATGTCTTCGCGTAATCGCTATTTGAGTCCAGAGGAACGCGCTCAGGCTCCACAGATTTATTACGCGCTGCAGGAAATGAATGAGCGTTTGCAGCAAGGTCAAAGCCGCGAGGAGATCGAGGCTTACGCGACCAAGAAAATGACGGATCTGGGCTGGAAGGTGGACTATATGGCCTTGCGTCGTCAGTCGGACCTGCTGGAACCGACCGAAGAGCAAATTGCTGCCGGTGAACCTTTGGTGGCATTGGCCGCAGCCAAATTAGGCGCGACACGCTTGATCGACAACCTGGAAATGGTCAAAGCCTGA
- a CDS encoding segregation and condensation protein A — protein MDTPAPQPEDVLARLYGEPLFAIPQDLYIPPDALEVFLDAFEGPLDLLLYLIRKQNFNVLDIPMAQVTGQYLAYVEQIRATNLELAGEYLLMAALLIEIKSRMLLPVRRADTGEEVDDPRAELVRRLLEYERMKEGARRLDELPLMGRDYLLANAQAELVIEAIPPEVNADDLREAWLGILKRAKLNASHKITREQLSVRDHMSQILRRLQHVRFMEFTELFNERLDQGDPAAVLVVHFLAMLELARESLLEITQAEPYAPIYLRLTYIRAQADGPDLIP, from the coding sequence GTGGATACGCCAGCTCCTCAGCCCGAGGATGTGCTGGCGCGTCTTTATGGTGAACCGCTGTTTGCGATCCCCCAGGATCTGTATATTCCGCCCGATGCGCTGGAAGTGTTTCTGGACGCCTTTGAAGGCCCGCTGGATCTGTTGTTGTATCTGATCCGCAAGCAAAACTTCAATGTGCTGGATATTCCGATGGCTCAGGTCACCGGGCAGTATCTGGCGTATGTGGAGCAGATCCGCGCCACCAATCTGGAGCTGGCGGGTGAATATCTCTTGATGGCCGCGCTGCTGATCGAGATTAAATCCCGCATGTTGCTGCCGGTGCGACGCGCGGATACAGGTGAAGAGGTGGATGACCCGCGTGCCGAACTGGTGCGCCGTCTGCTGGAATACGAGCGCATGAAGGAAGGCGCGCGTCGTCTGGACGAGCTGCCCTTGATGGGGCGCGACTATCTGCTGGCCAATGCCCAGGCCGAACTGGTTATTGAGGCCATTCCGCCGGAAGTGAATGCGGATGATTTGCGCGAAGCCTGGCTGGGTATCCTGAAACGTGCCAAGCTCAATGCCAGCCACAAGATTACGCGCGAGCAGTTGTCGGTGCGCGATCACATGAGCCAGATTCTGCGACGTTTGCAGCATGTGCGCTTCATGGAGTTTACTGAGCTGTTTAATGAACGCCTGGATCAGGGTGATCCGGCGGCGGTGCTTGTCGTGCATTTTCTGGCCATGCTGGAATTGGCACGAGAGTCACTGCTTGAAATTACGCAGGCCGAGCCCTACGCTCCTATTTATTTGCGCCTGACCTATATTCGAGCGCAGGCCGATGGGCCTGATCTTATTCCGTAG
- a CDS encoding DUF3460 family protein yields the protein MAKNFESEITQFLKQYKDQNADTEARQREGRYRLWDKQIDQELQDGYKAARTPQKPYVYYENN from the coding sequence ATGGCAAAGAATTTCGAATCCGAAATTACCCAGTTTCTTAAACAGTATAAAGATCAGAATGCGGATACCGAAGCACGGCAGCGCGAAGGCCGCTATCGTCTGTGGGACAAGCAGATTGATCAGGAACTGCAAGACGGTTACAAGGCTGCTCGCACGCCTCAGAAACCTTACGTGTACTACGAAAACAACTAA
- a CDS encoding DHA2 family efflux MFS transporter permease subunit, whose translation MASEQTEAAKPATMSPQERRAIRIIPYIVGCALFMQMLDSTVVATALPTMALSLDTSVIRMNTIITSYLLAVAVFVPISGWAADRFGARKVFLAAILLFTASSVACALSQTLSQLIISRVIQGMAGAMMVPVGRIILLRRVPKDELLSAMAVLTLPALLGPIIGPPVGGFLVTYASWHWIFLINIPVGVLGIALVLRYIREDYPTERPPLDWLGFILSAICLATLVTSFENVGHGTLGWDTLGWLTLAGLVAGAWYTWHSRQVAYPIIDLSLLRTKTFAISVLGGNLCRFSLGAAPFLLAIMLQTNFGMSALSAGLITFTGAIGALGMKLVAPPIIRRYGFRKVLIVNAWLTGLFIALCAMFQATTPMWLMIAVLTAGGFFRSLQFTAVNTLTYADLESEAMSQASSFAAMAQQLAISLGVACAAVTLNVSMALRGASSVETQDTIWAFLILGAITAISSLSFARLSASDGESLQKK comes from the coding sequence ATGGCATCTGAACAGACCGAAGCCGCCAAACCGGCGACCATGTCCCCTCAAGAGCGTCGAGCCATACGCATCATTCCCTACATTGTGGGATGTGCATTGTTCATGCAAATGCTGGACTCTACGGTTGTAGCCACTGCCCTGCCCACGATGGCCTTGTCGCTGGATACCAGCGTCATCCGCATGAATACCATCATTACCAGCTACCTGCTGGCTGTGGCCGTATTCGTTCCTATCAGTGGATGGGCTGCAGACCGCTTTGGTGCGCGCAAGGTGTTCCTGGCCGCCATTCTACTCTTTACCGCCAGTTCTGTTGCATGTGCCCTGTCCCAGACCCTGTCGCAACTCATCATTTCCCGCGTGATACAAGGCATGGCGGGGGCCATGATGGTGCCGGTGGGACGCATTATCTTACTGCGGCGCGTCCCCAAAGATGAGCTTTTAAGCGCCATGGCGGTGCTGACCTTGCCCGCCTTGCTGGGCCCCATCATCGGCCCGCCTGTGGGTGGTTTTTTAGTCACGTACGCCAGCTGGCACTGGATCTTCCTGATCAACATCCCCGTCGGTGTGCTGGGCATTGCCCTGGTGCTGCGCTATATCCGCGAAGACTACCCCACCGAGCGCCCGCCTCTGGACTGGCTGGGCTTTATCCTGAGTGCCATCTGTCTGGCCACTTTGGTAACCAGCTTCGAGAATGTAGGCCACGGCACCCTGGGCTGGGATACGCTGGGCTGGCTGACATTGGCTGGGCTAGTCGCTGGCGCATGGTACACCTGGCACTCGCGGCAGGTTGCCTACCCGATTATTGATTTGTCCCTGTTGCGCACCAAAACCTTTGCCATTTCCGTGCTGGGCGGCAATCTGTGCCGTTTCTCGCTAGGCGCTGCGCCATTTCTGTTGGCCATCATGCTGCAAACCAACTTTGGCATGAGCGCATTATCGGCGGGTCTGATCACCTTTACCGGTGCCATTGGTGCCTTGGGCATGAAACTGGTGGCCCCTCCCATCATCCGACGCTACGGCTTTCGCAAGGTACTGATCGTGAATGCCTGGCTGACGGGCTTGTTCATCGCCCTGTGTGCCATGTTCCAGGCCACCACGCCCATGTGGCTCATGATTGCCGTCCTGACCGCAGGCGGTTTCTTCCGCTCCCTGCAGTTCACCGCAGTCAACACCCTGACCTACGCCGACCTGGAATCCGAAGCCATGAGCCAGGCCAGCAGTTTCGCCGCCATGGCGCAGCAATTGGCCATCAGCCTGGGGGTAGCATGTGCGGCGGTAACGCTGAATGTCAGCATGGCATTGCGCGGAGCCAGCAGCGTGGAGACCCAGGATACGATCTGGGCCTTTCTGATCCTGGGTGCGATTACAGCGATATCGAGTCTGTCTTTTGCCCGGCTGTCAGCCAGTGATGGGGAGTCGCTGCAGAAGAAGTAG